From the genome of Gracilibacillus salitolerans, one region includes:
- a CDS encoding glycoside hydrolase family 95 protein, whose amino-acid sequence MQHINKSIWYKQPAKEWNEALPVGNGRLGGMIFGGIHQERVQLNEDSVWYGGPRDRNNPDALEHLPQIRKLLADGRLKKAENLAALTFTGTPETQRHYEPLGDLLINMEHKETETSNYSRELDLDHAVTKVQYTIGDVTFNRETFTSYPDQVMVIRFTASESNSISFRTLLDRGNARNYDELEAISNHSLIMRGETGGKDGIVFRSAIKATAENGSVKTLGNHLIVENADAVTLILSAATSYRYEDPEQQCLKTIEKVSAKTYQELLQHHIEDYQKLFNRVILNLGDDNEENADLATDQRLELVKEGKEDLSLISTYFQFGRYLLISSSRPNSLPATLQGIWNEKMLPPWDSKFTININAQMNYWPAEICNLSECHDPLFEHIEKIKKNGKKTAKSMYGCRGFTAHHNTDIWGDTAPQDIYMPATIWPMGAAWLCLHLWEHFEFTRNEKFLKNSYDTLKEAALFFVDFLVENEEGLLITTPSVSPENTYILPNGEKGTLCEGPSMDSQIIFALFTSLIDASEILDVDQAFRQQLLKLREKLPKPKIGRHGQLQEWLEDYDEEEPGHRHISHLFALYPGKQISPSTTPELAGAAKVTLERRLQSGGGHTGWSRAWIINMWARLEEGELAYQHILQLLKSSTLPNLFDNHPPFQIDGNFGGTVGIAELLLQSHTGELHLLPALPNEWSSGQVKGLKARGGFEVDLSWEKGELTEGVIHSLNGEKCAVLFNNERKEFETTAGHTYPLVFNHES is encoded by the coding sequence ATGCAACATATAAACAAAAGTATCTGGTATAAACAACCAGCAAAAGAATGGAACGAAGCTTTACCCGTAGGCAATGGGCGATTAGGTGGAATGATTTTTGGTGGCATTCATCAAGAACGAGTGCAATTAAATGAGGATTCTGTTTGGTACGGTGGACCAAGAGATCGAAACAATCCTGATGCACTCGAGCACTTACCGCAAATTAGAAAGTTATTAGCTGATGGAAGATTAAAAAAAGCAGAGAATTTGGCAGCGCTGACCTTTACAGGAACACCAGAAACACAACGTCATTATGAACCACTGGGTGACCTGTTAATAAATATGGAACATAAGGAAACAGAGACATCAAATTATTCTAGAGAGTTAGATTTGGATCATGCCGTTACGAAAGTGCAATATACGATAGGTGATGTGACGTTTAACCGGGAAACATTTACGAGCTATCCAGACCAGGTGATGGTGATTCGTTTTACAGCCTCTGAATCAAACTCCATCTCCTTTCGAACGCTGCTCGATCGAGGAAACGCAAGAAACTACGATGAGCTTGAAGCAATATCCAATCATTCGTTGATCATGAGAGGAGAAACGGGTGGTAAGGATGGCATTGTATTCCGCAGTGCAATAAAGGCAACCGCAGAAAATGGTTCAGTCAAGACGCTTGGAAATCATTTAATTGTTGAAAATGCGGATGCGGTAACTTTGATTCTCTCCGCTGCAACATCATACCGTTATGAGGACCCTGAGCAGCAATGTTTGAAAACAATTGAGAAAGTCTCAGCAAAAACCTACCAAGAGTTGCTGCAACATCATATAGAAGATTATCAGAAATTATTTAATAGAGTTATATTAAATTTAGGTGACGATAACGAAGAGAATGCGGATTTGGCGACAGATCAACGTTTAGAATTAGTGAAAGAAGGTAAAGAGGATCTATCATTAATTAGTACGTACTTCCAGTTTGGACGTTATTTACTCATTTCTTCTAGTCGACCTAATTCGTTACCAGCAACATTACAGGGAATTTGGAATGAGAAAATGCTGCCGCCTTGGGACAGTAAATTTACAATTAATATCAATGCACAGATGAATTATTGGCCAGCAGAGATCTGTAATTTATCTGAATGCCATGATCCGCTATTTGAACATATTGAAAAAATAAAGAAAAATGGCAAAAAAACGGCTAAAAGCATGTACGGATGCCGAGGGTTCACCGCTCATCATAACACTGATATATGGGGAGATACTGCACCACAAGACATCTATATGCCAGCGACGATTTGGCCAATGGGTGCGGCATGGCTTTGTTTACATTTGTGGGAGCATTTTGAATTTACGCGTAATGAGAAATTTTTGAAAAACTCATATGATACATTAAAAGAAGCAGCTTTATTTTTTGTTGACTTTTTAGTTGAAAATGAAGAGGGACTGTTAATAACTACTCCTTCTGTATCACCTGAGAATACGTATATATTACCAAATGGTGAAAAAGGAACATTATGTGAAGGCCCGTCAATGGATAGCCAAATTATATTTGCTCTCTTTACTAGCTTAATAGATGCTAGTGAAATTTTAGACGTGGATCAAGCGTTTCGCCAACAATTGCTTAAGTTAAGAGAGAAATTACCAAAACCGAAAATTGGCAGACATGGTCAACTTCAAGAATGGTTAGAAGATTATGATGAAGAAGAGCCAGGTCACCGTCATATTTCCCACTTGTTTGCATTGTATCCTGGAAAACAAATATCACCAAGCACTACACCGGAACTAGCAGGAGCAGCAAAAGTAACACTAGAAAGAAGGCTGCAATCTGGTGGTGGCCATACTGGTTGGAGCCGTGCCTGGATTATCAATATGTGGGCTCGTTTAGAAGAAGGAGAACTAGCTTATCAGCATATTCTTCAATTGCTTAAGTCTTCTACTCTGCCAAACTTATTTGATAACCATCCACCGTTTCAAATCGATGGAAATTTCGGCGGTACAGTAGGTATTGCAGAACTGTTGCTTCAAAGTCATACCGGTGAGTTACATCTACTTCCGGCATTGCCGAATGAATGGTCTTCTGGTCAAGTAAAGGGATTAAAAGCAAGAGGCGGGTTTGAAGTAGATTTATCTTGGGAGAAGGGTGAATTAACTGAAGGTGTTATTCATTCCTTAAATGGAGAAAAATGTGCAGTCTTATTTAATAATGAAAGAAAAGAGTTTGAAACGACGGCTGGTCACACGTATCCTTTAGTATTCAACCATGAATCATAA
- a CDS encoding family 43 glycosylhydrolase, with protein sequence MNTLKNQAVNPYLPSWEYIPDAEPYVFNDRVYIYGSHDRFNGHAYCLNDYVCWSAPINDLAAWRYEGVIYKKTDDPLNKEANMCLYAPDVSVGPDGRYYLYYVLDKVSVVSVAVSDTPAGKYEFYGYVQDKDGGRLGERVGDEPQFDPGVLTEGTKTYLYTGFCAIGDQSRSGTMATVLGEDMLTIIEETVTITPSEPFSKGSSFEGHEFFEAPSIRKIGDTYYLIYSSIVMHELCYATSKHPTKDFVYGGVIVSNNDLHIDSYKPANKPMYYGGNNHGSIVEIRDQWYIFYHRHTNGSNFSRQGCIEPIEILADGTIPQVEMTSSGANDKPLDGRGEYPAYLACNLFCDDEAMYTGDLWMDTQFPKITQDGKDGDEEIGYIANMTESATAGFKYFDCQGIQKITIKVRGYCDGAFEVKTSWDGKALAKIPVKFTNVWTEYSADIAIPDGRQAIYITYTGNGKANLASFILE encoded by the coding sequence ATGAACACATTGAAAAATCAAGCCGTAAACCCTTATCTACCATCGTGGGAGTATATACCAGATGCAGAACCATATGTTTTCAATGATAGAGTATACATTTATGGCTCCCATGATCGTTTTAATGGGCACGCATATTGCTTAAATGATTATGTATGCTGGTCTGCACCAATAAATGATTTAGCTGCCTGGCGTTATGAAGGAGTAATTTACAAAAAAACTGACGATCCGTTGAATAAGGAAGCAAATATGTGTCTTTATGCACCAGATGTTTCCGTCGGTCCTGATGGCCGCTATTATTTGTACTATGTACTGGATAAAGTATCGGTAGTATCTGTGGCCGTAAGTGATACACCTGCTGGCAAATACGAATTTTACGGTTATGTACAGGATAAAGATGGCGGTCGTTTAGGAGAAAGAGTAGGGGATGAGCCGCAATTTGATCCAGGTGTTTTGACGGAAGGAACTAAAACATACCTATACACTGGTTTTTGTGCCATTGGTGATCAATCAAGAAGTGGTACGATGGCGACAGTGTTGGGAGAAGATATGCTTACGATTATCGAAGAGACGGTAACCATTACACCAAGTGAACCATTTAGTAAAGGCAGTAGTTTTGAAGGTCATGAATTTTTTGAGGCGCCTTCAATAAGGAAAATAGGAGACACTTATTATCTCATCTATTCTTCTATTGTTATGCATGAGCTGTGTTACGCCACTAGCAAACACCCGACAAAAGATTTTGTATATGGTGGAGTTATTGTGAGTAATAATGACCTTCATATTGATTCATATAAACCAGCGAACAAGCCGATGTATTATGGTGGTAATAATCATGGTAGCATCGTTGAAATCCGTGACCAGTGGTATATTTTTTATCATCGTCATACGAATGGATCCAATTTCAGTCGTCAAGGATGTATCGAACCAATTGAAATTCTAGCAGATGGTACGATCCCTCAGGTAGAGATGACATCATCTGGTGCTAATGATAAGCCACTTGATGGGAGAGGGGAGTATCCGGCCTATCTTGCTTGTAACCTTTTTTGTGATGACGAGGCAATGTACACTGGTGACTTATGGATGGACACGCAATTTCCGAAAATTACCCAGGATGGAAAAGATGGTGATGAAGAAATAGGGTATATCGCCAATATGACGGAATCAGCAACAGCTGGATTTAAATATTTCGATTGCCAAGGGATTCAAAAGATCACAATTAAAGTAAGAGGTTATTGCGATGGTGCATTTGAAGTGAAAACATCTTGGGATGGGAAAGCTCTGGCCAAGATTCCAGTCAAGTTTACAAATGTATGGACTGAATATTCTGCTGATATAGCTATTCCAGATGGTCGTCAAGCAATATATATTACTTATACTGGAAATGGAAAGGCTAACCTAGCTTCTTTTATTCTAGAATAA